A window of Tautonia plasticadhaerens contains these coding sequences:
- a CDS encoding IS1182 family transposase: MSLHPRPIGSVPEEAARVAHAAFPGGNTYIALRDELGTIFRDDDFADPYPSRGRPAESPWRLALVTVFQFAEGLSDRRAADAVRGRIDWKYALGLGLDDPGFDASVLCEFRARLVAGSAEGRLLDALLDLCRGRGWLKTRGRQRTDATHVLARVRNLDRLECVVETMRHVLNSLAAADPEWLRRQARAEWVERYGRRAEESRLPDSEEGRRALAREVGKDGHALLAAAYDAGAPPSVARSPAVETLRRVWVQHFLVEAGGLRWRAEGDGIPPSAASINSPHDSEARYGKKRSTIWVGYKAHLTETCDDESPHLVVQVTTAPAPAADGDALAGIYEQLGRKDSLPGKHLADTGYIDAELLVSSRRDHGVELIGPTRPDYGWQALAGGGFTASDFAIDWEGSRATCPEGRVSSGWTPAVERDHTEVVHIKFSRKDCKPCPARERCTGAARRSLTIRAREPFEALRAARAREETEEYRADYAHRAGIEGTISQAVRVAGLRRSRYAGRAKTHLQHLATAAAIDILRVVDWLAEAPREATRTCAFVRLITAAVPA; this comes from the coding sequence ATGTCGCTTCACCCACGGCCGATCGGATCGGTGCCCGAGGAGGCCGCCCGCGTCGCGCACGCCGCCTTCCCCGGTGGCAACACCTACATTGCCCTGCGCGATGAGCTGGGCACGATCTTCCGAGACGACGACTTCGCCGACCCGTACCCGAGCCGCGGCCGCCCCGCTGAGTCCCCCTGGCGGCTGGCCCTCGTGACCGTCTTCCAGTTCGCCGAGGGGCTGTCCGACCGCCGCGCCGCCGACGCGGTGCGCGGGCGGATCGACTGGAAGTACGCCCTCGGCCTGGGGCTCGACGACCCCGGCTTCGACGCCTCGGTCCTCTGCGAGTTCCGGGCGCGGCTCGTCGCCGGCTCGGCCGAGGGGCGGCTGCTCGACGCGCTCCTCGATCTCTGCCGCGGGCGCGGCTGGCTGAAGACCCGCGGCCGCCAGCGCACCGACGCGACGCACGTCCTGGCCCGCGTCCGCAACCTCGACCGGCTCGAGTGCGTCGTCGAGACGATGCGCCACGTCCTGAACAGCCTGGCAGCGGCGGACCCAGAGTGGCTCCGCCGTCAGGCCCGGGCGGAGTGGGTCGAGCGCTACGGCCGGCGAGCCGAGGAGTCCCGGCTCCCGGACTCCGAGGAGGGCCGCCGCGCCCTCGCCCGGGAGGTCGGCAAGGACGGCCACGCCCTGCTGGCGGCGGCCTACGACGCCGGCGCCCCGCCCTCGGTCGCGCGATCGCCGGCGGTCGAGACGCTGCGCCGGGTCTGGGTCCAGCACTTCCTGGTCGAGGCCGGCGGGCTGCGTTGGCGGGCCGAGGGTGACGGCATCCCGCCCTCCGCCGCGTCGATCAACTCGCCTCACGACTCCGAGGCCCGGTACGGCAAGAAGCGGTCGACGATCTGGGTGGGCTACAAGGCCCACCTGACCGAGACGTGCGACGACGAGTCGCCCCACCTGGTCGTCCAGGTGACGACCGCGCCGGCGCCGGCGGCCGACGGCGATGCCCTGGCCGGGATCTACGAGCAGCTGGGCCGGAAGGATTCGCTGCCGGGCAAGCACCTAGCGGACACCGGCTACATCGACGCCGAGCTGCTGGTCAGCAGCCGCCGCGACCACGGCGTGGAGCTGATCGGGCCGACGCGGCCGGACTACGGCTGGCAGGCCCTGGCCGGCGGCGGCTTCACGGCGTCGGACTTCGCCATCGACTGGGAGGGCAGCCGGGCCACCTGCCCGGAGGGGCGCGTCAGCTCGGGGTGGACGCCGGCCGTGGAGCGGGACCACACCGAGGTCGTGCACATCAAGTTCTCGAGGAAGGACTGCAAGCCCTGCCCCGCCCGAGAGCGGTGCACGGGGGCGGCGAGGCGGTCGCTGACGATCCGGGCCCGCGAGCCGTTCGAGGCGCTGAGGGCGGCCCGCGCGCGGGAGGAGACGGAGGAGTACCGGGCCGACTACGCCCACCGCGCGGGGATTGAAGGGACGATCTCGCAAGCGGTCCGGGTCGCCGGGCTGCGGCGATCGCGCTACGCGGGTCGGGCGAAGACGCACCTCCAGCACCTGGCGACGGCGGCCGCGATCGACATCTTGCGCGTCGTCGACTGGCTCGCGGAGGCACCTCGAGAAGCGACCAGGACGTGCGCCTTCGTCCGGCTGATCACCGCGGCCGTCCCGGCCTGA
- a CDS encoding glycosyltransferase family 2 protein — MLASVVVPTYHRPELLGRCLDALATQDLDPKIFEVLVVDDAASPETRRQVEAVAAAARPAIRYLAVTGRHGPAAARNAGWRAARGEVLAFTDDDCIPVRGWLAAGLSAIEGGASAACGRVVMPLPDVPTDYQRNAAGLASAEFVTANCFCRRDALESVGGLDERFSAAWREDSDLHFALLRAGLSIVRAPDAIVVHPVRPAPWGISLRQQRKTLFDALLYRKFPDLYRRRIRPVPPWDYYAIAASIGLGAVAAGLGHPRVALAAAALWALLTGRFCARRLRGNSLELRHVAEMIITSALIPPLSVFWRLYGSWKFRVLFL, encoded by the coding sequence ATGCTCGCCTCGGTCGTCGTCCCCACCTACCATCGGCCTGAGCTGCTCGGACGCTGCCTCGACGCGCTGGCGACCCAGGATCTCGACCCGAAGATCTTCGAGGTGCTCGTGGTCGACGACGCGGCGAGCCCGGAGACAAGGAGGCAGGTCGAGGCCGTCGCCGCCGCGGCCCGACCGGCGATCCGCTACCTCGCCGTGACCGGCCGACACGGGCCGGCCGCGGCCCGCAACGCCGGCTGGCGGGCGGCCCGCGGCGAGGTCCTTGCGTTCACTGACGACGACTGCATCCCCGTCCGGGGCTGGCTGGCGGCGGGCCTCTCAGCCATCGAGGGGGGTGCCTCGGCGGCCTGCGGGCGGGTCGTCATGCCGCTCCCCGACGTGCCGACGGACTACCAGCGCAACGCCGCCGGGCTGGCCTCAGCGGAGTTCGTCACGGCCAACTGCTTCTGCCGTCGAGACGCCCTGGAGTCCGTCGGCGGCCTTGACGAGCGGTTCTCCGCCGCCTGGCGAGAGGACAGCGACCTCCATTTCGCCCTGCTCCGGGCGGGCCTCTCCATCGTTCGAGCCCCGGATGCAATCGTCGTCCACCCGGTCCGCCCCGCGCCCTGGGGCATCAGCCTCCGCCAGCAGCGAAAGACCCTGTTTGATGCGCTGCTCTATCGGAAATTCCCCGATCTGTACCGGCGAAGGATTCGGCCGGTCCCGCCCTGGGACTATTACGCCATCGCGGCCTCGATCGGCCTCGGGGCGGTTGCCGCCGGCCTCGGCCACCCTCGCGTGGCCCTCGCCGCCGCGGCCCTCTGGGCTCTGCTAACCGGCCGGTTCTGCGCCCGACGCCTGCGAGGGAATTCGCTCGAGTTGCGGCACGTCGCCGAGATGATCATCACCTCGGCCCTGATCCCCCCGCTGTCGGTCTTCTGGCGGCTCTACGGGTCTTGGAAGTTCCGCGTTCTGTTCCTCTGA
- a CDS encoding radical SAM protein encodes MRLPRFLQVEPVGQCNLRCRMCPIQFRRDGPPHGPPAFMDFDLFARLLDQFADLEELQLQGLGEPMMHPRFFDMISLASGRGIKVSTNTNLTLLTASRAERCVTSGLAELHASIDGATAETYERIRVRARFDRIVRNLAGLVKARERLASATPRIRMVVVAMRQNLPEFPDLVRLAHRLGIDSVFVQHLCHDFGESSLPPHYRPMRDFVEGETLVNEDQDRVARYFGEARDLARELEVDLRLPATQPKPHPPGTPGPKRCDWPWRGAYVSYQGLSMPCCMVSTPDRINLGDMAAEGAGKVWSGEPYQSFREALSSESPPEVCRSCAIYSGTF; translated from the coding sequence ATGCGACTCCCGAGGTTCTTGCAGGTCGAACCGGTTGGACAGTGCAACCTGCGCTGCCGGATGTGTCCGATCCAGTTCCGACGGGATGGGCCCCCGCACGGGCCGCCGGCCTTCATGGACTTCGACCTCTTCGCCCGGCTGCTCGACCAGTTCGCCGACCTCGAAGAGCTCCAGCTCCAGGGGCTTGGCGAGCCGATGATGCACCCGAGGTTCTTCGACATGATCTCCCTGGCATCGGGGCGAGGGATCAAGGTCAGCACGAACACGAATCTGACGCTCCTGACCGCGAGCAGGGCCGAGCGGTGCGTGACCAGCGGCCTAGCCGAGCTGCACGCCTCGATCGACGGGGCGACCGCCGAGACCTACGAGCGCATCCGCGTCCGAGCCCGCTTCGACCGCATCGTCCGGAACCTTGCGGGGCTCGTCAAAGCGAGGGAGCGCCTCGCAAGCGCCACGCCCCGCATCCGGATGGTCGTCGTGGCGATGCGGCAGAACCTGCCCGAGTTCCCCGACCTCGTCCGGCTGGCGCACCGGCTGGGGATCGATTCGGTCTTCGTCCAGCACCTCTGCCATGACTTCGGCGAGTCGAGCCTGCCGCCCCACTACCGCCCGATGCGCGACTTCGTCGAGGGCGAGACGCTGGTGAATGAAGACCAGGACCGCGTTGCCCGCTACTTCGGCGAGGCGCGGGACCTTGCCCGAGAACTGGAGGTGGACCTCCGCCTGCCCGCGACCCAGCCGAAACCCCATCCCCCCGGCACCCCAGGCCCGAAGCGGTGCGACTGGCCGTGGCGAGGGGCTTACGTCAGCTATCAGGGGCTCTCAATGCCCTGCTGCATGGTCTCGACCCCCGACCGGATCAACCTGGGAGACATGGCCGCAGAAGGCGCCGGGAAGGTCTGGAGTGGCGAGCCGTACCAGTCCTTCCGCGAGGCGTTGTCGTCCGAGTCCCCGCCCGAAGTCTGCCGCTCCTGCGCGATCTATTCTGGCACCTTCTGA
- a CDS encoding ISKra4 family transposase yields MSARTVSRTETGFTIQVQVPYSGSMLEAEDVIQRALNQAGVVATAEAFGRFDTDGKSITVDGRKLTRKGRLPKDYQTPYGVATVRRHVYQPSRGGKTFCLLDRDARIVVSSTPRFAKKLAHKYAEFGSARVIADLAENHGRQVARSFVRNVADAVAAVALAREADWEYQLPAFDEPVATVTVGLGGTCMLMGKETRREAMVGTLGFYNKQGERLHTVYTAATPEYGKLTFQQRFDREIDRAKAACPRARYVGLADGAKENWTYLELVTDVKVVDFYHVTQYVWAAAEASFASDGSGLRPWVDAWCHRLKHEPGAAGALIEELQTRGAALGKRRLPEAVEKAQTYLRNQVKGGRLNYAELVEQELPIGSGVTEAACKVLVKQRRCGSGMRWKEAGAAAVLSVRCLTYTAGRGSQFWQRIDGDGLPVAA; encoded by the coding sequence ATGAGCGCCCGGACCGTCTCCCGCACCGAGACCGGCTTTACCATCCAGGTCCAGGTCCCCTACAGCGGCTCGATGCTCGAGGCCGAGGACGTCATCCAGCGGGCCCTCAACCAGGCCGGCGTCGTCGCCACCGCCGAGGCCTTCGGCCGCTTCGACACCGACGGCAAGTCCATCACCGTCGACGGCCGGAAGCTCACCAGAAAGGGCCGGCTGCCGAAGGACTACCAGACCCCCTACGGCGTGGCCACCGTCCGCCGCCACGTCTATCAGCCCTCGCGCGGCGGCAAGACCTTCTGCCTCCTCGACCGCGACGCCCGCATCGTCGTCAGCTCCACCCCGCGCTTCGCCAAGAAGCTCGCCCACAAGTACGCCGAGTTCGGCTCGGCCCGGGTGATCGCCGACCTGGCCGAGAACCACGGCCGTCAGGTCGCCCGCTCCTTCGTGCGGAATGTCGCCGACGCGGTGGCCGCGGTGGCCCTGGCCCGCGAGGCCGACTGGGAGTACCAGCTGCCCGCCTTCGACGAGCCGGTGGCCACCGTCACCGTCGGCCTGGGCGGCACCTGCATGCTCATGGGCAAGGAGACCCGGCGTGAGGCGATGGTCGGCACGCTGGGCTTCTACAACAAGCAGGGCGAGCGGCTGCACACGGTCTACACGGCGGCGACGCCCGAGTACGGCAAGCTGACTTTCCAGCAGCGGTTCGATCGGGAGATCGACCGGGCCAAGGCGGCGTGCCCCCGGGCACGATATGTGGGGCTGGCCGACGGTGCCAAGGAGAACTGGACCTACCTGGAGCTGGTCACCGACGTGAAGGTCGTGGACTTCTACCACGTGACGCAATACGTCTGGGCGGCTGCCGAGGCGTCGTTCGCCTCCGACGGGTCGGGCCTACGCCCGTGGGTCGACGCCTGGTGCCACCGGCTGAAGCACGAGCCGGGGGCGGCCGGGGCGTTGATCGAGGAGCTGCAGACTCGTGGGGCTGCCCTGGGCAAGAGACGACTGCCGGAGGCGGTGGAGAAGGCGCAGACCTACCTGCGCAACCAGGTCAAGGGAGGCCGGCTGAACTACGCCGAGCTGGTGGAGCAGGAGCTGCCGATCGGCAGCGGGGTGACGGAGGCGGCGTGCAAGGTGCTGGTGAAGCAGCGGCGGTGCGGCTCGGGGATGCGCTGGAAGGAGGCGGGAGCGGCGGCGGTGCTGAGCGTCCGTTGCCTGACGTACACGGCGGGCCGCGGGTCGCAGTTCTGGCAGCGGATCGATGGGGACGGCTTGCCGGTGGCCGCCTGA